One stretch of Nocardia mangyaensis DNA includes these proteins:
- a CDS encoding GAP family protein, which yields MVSLALSLLPVALGIIMSPLAVIAVVAVLFSRRARVNSIAYLVGWVAGIVVSIGAAYAALVALDVHDRLDPPLWLSILHLMLAAVLLVGAWYVYTRERKRLQALARARNPGEIMDAAPQLPSILQSIEHFTPARSTLLGVALFVLNPIDVSCAIVAALTLRLSDTSMADQLGAAIVFVLFASSSIAVPVGMLLVLRDRAEPPLRATRRFIAGNSKLLNVGLLVLIAVMQINKGLQGL from the coding sequence ATGGTCTCGCTCGCATTGTCGCTGCTCCCGGTCGCGCTCGGCATCATCATGAGCCCGTTGGCGGTGATCGCCGTCGTGGCCGTGCTGTTCTCGCGGCGGGCCCGTGTCAACAGCATCGCCTACCTGGTGGGCTGGGTCGCCGGGATCGTCGTCTCGATCGGCGCCGCCTACGCGGCCCTGGTGGCGCTCGATGTGCACGATCGCCTCGACCCGCCGTTGTGGCTGTCGATCCTGCACCTGATGCTCGCCGCGGTGCTGCTGGTTGGCGCCTGGTACGTCTACACCAGGGAACGCAAGCGTCTGCAGGCGTTGGCCCGCGCCCGCAATCCGGGCGAGATCATGGATGCCGCACCGCAATTGCCGTCGATTCTGCAGTCGATCGAACACTTCACCCCGGCCCGGTCGACGCTGTTGGGTGTCGCGCTGTTCGTGCTGAACCCGATCGATGTCTCGTGTGCCATCGTCGCGGCGTTGACCCTGCGGTTGAGCGATACGTCGATGGCGGACCAGCTCGGGGCCGCCATCGTGTTCGTCCTGTTCGCCTCGAGCTCGATCGCGGTTCCGGTCGGGATGTTGCTGGTGCTGCGGGATCGGGCCGAACCGCCGTTGCGGGCAACGCGACGGTTCATCGCGGGCAATTCGAAGTTGCTCAATGTCGGTCTGCTGGTCCTCATCGCCGTCATGCAGATCAACAAGGGTCTCCAGGGCCTGTGA
- a CDS encoding helix-turn-helix transcriptional regulator — protein sequence MRAVTSVEFGQAVRRARERRGLHQADLAERLGITRMTVSRLERGGPVSMETAIRALSECGYETVVVPKFSRVTVEGR from the coding sequence ATGCGTGCGGTCACCTCAGTCGAGTTCGGCCAGGCCGTGCGCCGCGCACGGGAGCGACGCGGTCTGCATCAAGCGGACCTCGCCGAGAGGCTGGGCATCACGAGGATGACCGTGTCGCGACTGGAACGAGGGGGTCCGGTCAGTATGGAAACAGCCATTCGGGCACTGTCCGAGTGCGGCTACGAGACTGTGGTCGTACCCAAGTTCAGCCGGGTCACCGTCGAGGGGCGGTGA
- a CDS encoding MFS transporter, which produces MMRRPATTLALLAFSSLITSLDFTIIYVALPDIARDVGFSGHSMQWVVSAYAIFFGGLLLLGGRSADLLGRRRMFVLGMVVFGGASLLGGIATTTTALIAARAIQGIGAALLFPATLSLVNTMFEEGRQRIRALAVWAMAGAGGLSLGALLGGVLTSAFGWQAVFLINIPLVVLGSVAAFPLLRPDGPRDRGRGFDVPGALTGTVGVTLLVFTVAQGPESGWGSAPVLGGGVLAVVLLAAFLVIEARSSSPLMPLRLARALAPALAVIFVFGASMQNIVYFLTLFLQNVWRYSALVTGLVFLSLSVVIAVANFVAERLIGRIGIRTTLLIGLLLGAVGGALLAAGMALDGSYRTIVVGILVYGAGMGTVYPTMYAAAGTGVVDQEQGTAGGMANTAMQVGVGVGLAVLVGVANAGSAGLDGEALRLASADGLRVTVVVAAALTLLGLLAAASLPGHRAVDAHNDSEDATSSVPVRS; this is translated from the coding sequence ATGATGAGACGCCCGGCGACCACCCTGGCCCTACTGGCCTTCTCCAGCCTGATCACCTCGCTGGACTTCACGATCATCTACGTAGCCCTGCCCGATATCGCCCGCGACGTCGGCTTCTCCGGACATTCGATGCAGTGGGTGGTCAGCGCCTACGCCATCTTCTTCGGTGGCTTGCTGCTGCTGGGCGGCCGATCCGCCGACCTGCTCGGCAGGCGACGGATGTTCGTGCTCGGCATGGTCGTGTTCGGCGGCGCCTCGCTGCTGGGCGGCATCGCCACCACCACGACCGCGCTGATCGCGGCCCGCGCGATCCAGGGGATCGGCGCCGCACTGCTGTTCCCCGCGACGCTGTCGCTGGTCAACACCATGTTCGAGGAGGGCAGGCAGCGGATCCGCGCGCTCGCGGTCTGGGCGATGGCCGGTGCGGGCGGGCTCAGCCTCGGCGCCCTGCTCGGCGGCGTGCTGACCAGTGCGTTCGGGTGGCAGGCCGTGTTCTTGATCAACATTCCGCTCGTCGTCCTCGGTTCGGTGGCGGCGTTCCCGCTGCTGCGCCCGGATGGTCCGCGCGATCGCGGACGCGGATTCGACGTGCCCGGCGCGCTCACCGGCACCGTGGGCGTCACACTGCTGGTGTTCACCGTCGCGCAGGGCCCGGAGTCCGGCTGGGGATCGGCGCCGGTCCTCGGTGGCGGCGTGCTGGCGGTGGTGTTGCTGGCCGCGTTCCTGGTCATCGAGGCGCGCAGTTCCAGCCCGCTGATGCCGTTGCGACTGGCCCGCGCACTGGCGCCGGCGCTCGCCGTGATCTTCGTGTTCGGCGCGAGCATGCAGAACATCGTCTACTTCCTCACCCTGTTCCTGCAGAACGTGTGGCGATACAGCGCCCTGGTCACCGGGCTGGTGTTCCTGAGCCTGTCGGTGGTCATCGCGGTCGCGAACTTCGTCGCCGAGCGGCTCATCGGCCGGATCGGCATCCGCACCACGCTGCTCATCGGTCTGCTGCTCGGCGCGGTGGGCGGTGCGCTGCTGGCCGCGGGAATGGCCCTCGACGGGTCCTACCGGACGATCGTGGTCGGCATCCTGGTCTACGGCGCGGGGATGGGCACCGTCTACCCGACGATGTACGCCGCCGCCGGAACCGGTGTCGTCGACCAGGAGCAGGGGACCGCAGGCGGAATGGCGAACACCGCGATGCAGGTCGGCGTCGGCGTGGGGCTGGCGGTGCTCGTCGGCGTCGCGAACGCCGGTTCGGCCGGGCTCGACGGTGAGGCGCTGCGGCTCGCGTCCGCGGACGGTCTGCGCGTCACGGTCGTCGTCGCGGCCGCGCTCACACTCCTCGGACTGCTCGCCGCCGCTTCGTTGCCAGGCCATCGAGCAGTCGACGCGCACAACGATTCCGAAGACGCCACGTCTTCGGTTCCGGTCAGGTCTTGA
- a CDS encoding MarR family winged helix-turn-helix transcriptional regulator, with amino-acid sequence MDIRTDRLESMALAPLEAQLSALLGPLRRAVLRRTRAAEGLPDLPESQIELLRLLVATGGLSPSQAARELEVAQSTISNLLRTMTAADLIERRPLQADGRGALLVASTRARGLLDRYDRASAALLRETLDGLPADDRRALESSLPALRRLLTALGS; translated from the coding sequence GTGGACATTCGCACCGACCGCCTCGAATCCATGGCGCTGGCCCCGCTCGAGGCACAGCTCAGTGCCCTGCTCGGGCCGCTGCGACGGGCGGTTCTGCGGCGGACCCGGGCCGCGGAGGGGCTGCCCGATCTTCCCGAATCGCAGATCGAGTTGCTGCGGCTGCTCGTCGCCACCGGCGGCTTGTCACCGAGCCAGGCGGCGAGGGAACTCGAGGTCGCGCAGTCCACCATCAGCAACCTTCTTCGAACCATGACGGCGGCGGATCTCATCGAGCGCCGCCCGCTCCAGGCCGACGGACGCGGGGCACTGCTGGTGGCGTCGACGCGGGCGCGCGGGCTCCTCGATCGCTACGACCGGGCCAGTGCCGCACTGTTGCGCGAAACCCTGGACGGATTACCTGCCGATGACCGACGCGCACTCGAGTCATCGCTTCCGGCGCTGCGGCGTCTACTCACCGCCTTGGGTTCGTGA
- a CDS encoding carboxylesterase/lipase family protein has product MRIVTAISGRRWPARILAVAGVVGLASALVFTAPAPRAAPGDQATELTTTVTGGAIHGMRSAGIIQYLGVPFAASTAGPHRFAPPQPVPPWEGVRPATAHGPQCPQSAPLPHVPALQPSSEDCLTIDVYVPEHASGTTLPVMVWLYGGGFVLGSNAQYDSPARLVRDGQVIVAIPNYRVGPFGFLALPELATDDGGITGTYGTLDQQAALRWIQDNAAAFGGDPGNVTLFGESAGGMSVCTQLASPTARGLFTKAIIQSGACARSPLVPPTVDRAYQRSADYASSLGCGDFTTRLRCLREMPVDRLLSSPTTMLNTMDATWTPVRDGVVVTSTPEDALATGVARAIPLIVGSNADEGATFVALLDYARGAVPTAAEYLDWALSSFGDHSDRVLARYPVADFDTPAAAKQQVITDGFFACPALFTTEAARRGGGQVWQYRFNDAPLGQNPLLPGAFHAAEIPYVFSALMGVPIPLPPDADRLSQHIQQSWAHFAHTGSPETPTLAPWPTTTPTTLELSRDRIALSDSFSPAHRCDLWSTISQIGW; this is encoded by the coding sequence ATGCGGATCGTCACCGCCATCTCCGGGCGTCGATGGCCGGCGCGGATTCTCGCGGTCGCCGGTGTTGTCGGACTGGCCAGCGCGCTGGTATTCACCGCGCCCGCCCCGCGGGCCGCACCCGGTGACCAGGCCACCGAACTGACGACGACCGTCACCGGCGGCGCGATCCACGGCATGCGGTCCGCGGGCATCATCCAGTATCTCGGCGTGCCATTCGCGGCCTCGACCGCGGGTCCGCACCGGTTCGCCCCGCCGCAACCGGTGCCGCCGTGGGAGGGGGTTCGCCCCGCCACCGCGCACGGGCCCCAGTGCCCACAGTCGGCACCGCTGCCCCATGTACCCGCGTTGCAGCCGTCGAGCGAAGACTGCCTGACCATCGATGTCTATGTGCCCGAACATGCCTCGGGGACAACACTTCCCGTCATGGTGTGGCTCTACGGGGGCGGGTTCGTGCTCGGCTCCAACGCCCAGTACGACTCGCCCGCCCGGCTCGTCCGGGACGGACAGGTGATCGTCGCCATCCCCAACTACCGGGTCGGGCCGTTCGGATTCCTCGCCCTGCCCGAACTCGCCACGGACGACGGCGGCATCACCGGCACCTACGGCACCCTCGACCAGCAGGCCGCACTGCGCTGGATCCAGGACAACGCGGCCGCGTTCGGTGGAGATCCCGGCAACGTCACCCTTTTCGGCGAGTCCGCGGGTGGGATGAGTGTGTGCACGCAGCTCGCCTCGCCCACCGCACGCGGCCTCTTCACCAAAGCCATCATCCAAAGCGGCGCCTGCGCCCGCAGCCCCCTCGTGCCGCCGACCGTGGACCGCGCCTACCAGCGATCAGCCGACTACGCGTCGAGCCTCGGCTGCGGCGATTTCACCACCCGGCTTCGATGCCTGCGCGAAATGCCGGTCGACCGGCTGCTGAGCTCCCCGACCACGATGCTGAACACCATGGACGCTACGTGGACTCCGGTCCGCGACGGGGTGGTCGTCACCAGCACCCCGGAAGACGCCCTGGCCACCGGGGTGGCCAGGGCGATTCCCCTCATTGTCGGCAGCAACGCCGACGAAGGCGCGACCTTCGTCGCACTGCTCGACTACGCGCGCGGCGCTGTTCCCACCGCGGCCGAGTACCTGGACTGGGCACTGAGTTCGTTCGGCGACCACAGCGACCGAGTCCTCGCCCGTTACCCGGTGGCCGACTTCGACACTCCCGCCGCGGCCAAGCAGCAGGTCATCACCGACGGCTTCTTCGCCTGCCCCGCGCTGTTCACCACCGAAGCGGCCCGCCGTGGTGGCGGCCAGGTGTGGCAGTACCGGTTCAACGACGCACCGCTGGGTCAGAATCCGTTGCTACCAGGCGCCTTTCACGCCGCGGAGATCCCCTACGTCTTCTCCGCGCTGATGGGCGTGCCGATCCCGCTCCCCCCGGACGCGGACCGGCTCTCCCAGCACATCCAGCAGAGCTGGGCGCACTTCGCCCACACCGGCAGCCCGGAAACACCCACCCTGGCACCCTGGCCCACCACCACCCCGACCACGCTCGAACTCAGCCGCGACCGCATCGCCCTGAGCGATTCGTTCTCCCCGGCGCACCGATGCGATCTCTGGTCGACCATCAGCCAGATCGGCTGGTGA
- a CDS encoding NADPH-dependent FMN reductase, which translates to MKTDTLRVAIIIGSTRAQRFGPTVAEWFHGHAAAHGGLDLDLIDLAHTGLSDVLTDDPDSAVLALAPRLAQADAFVVVSPEYNHGYPAPLKTAIDCYVEEWKAKPVAIVCYGGVSGGLRAAEQLRQVFGELHAVTIRDTVSFHNCWNKFDDAGQPLDLAGAGAAATALLNQLTWWARALRDARGARPYPL; encoded by the coding sequence ATGAAGACAGACACCCTGCGCGTAGCGATCATCATCGGCAGCACGCGAGCCCAGCGCTTCGGCCCGACGGTTGCTGAATGGTTCCACGGCCACGCCGCCGCCCACGGCGGCCTCGACCTCGACCTGATCGACCTCGCGCACACCGGGCTCTCCGATGTCCTCACCGACGACCCCGACTCCGCGGTCCTGGCCTTGGCGCCGCGCCTCGCCCAGGCCGACGCGTTCGTGGTCGTCTCGCCCGAGTACAACCACGGCTATCCCGCCCCGCTCAAGACCGCCATCGACTGCTATGTCGAGGAGTGGAAGGCCAAGCCGGTCGCCATCGTCTGCTACGGCGGCGTCTCCGGTGGCCTGCGCGCCGCCGAACAGCTTCGCCAGGTGTTCGGCGAACTGCACGCCGTCACGATCCGCGACACCGTGAGCTTCCACAACTGCTGGAACAAGTTCGACGACGCCGGCCAGCCCCTCGACCTCGCCGGTGCGGGCGCCGCCGCGACGGCTCTGCTCAACCAACTCACCTGGTGGGCCCGCGCGCTGCGCGACGCCCGTGGTGCCCGCCCCTACCCGCTCTGA
- a CDS encoding MFS transporter: MRGANLAWAGLAAMTVSFGLNFTMGVFFAPTAAAYGISANALAVAAALGTAVTGLAQPGIGSLLDRLGPKHVLIGGLTLISSSYLVLATVTTTWQFVTAYMVLGGLGFAASSTLTVTTLLGRAHGAQAGPAVARAAIGINVGQLITPWVATTLFDPIGVRGTFALLGAIGLAATVVLWLWLPADQRAGAQAGARQSLVGRWKVLVSFGLHASTLYVVVLMLPKHAVDQGWSVAGAGRLVAVAALSAGLTSAVMARLLRRYPPESLLQVLYSVRLAALLPAVFVPGGQALIVVAVLFGIASFPVIPLTMAILSRGLDPVRMGRTLAPAWVIHQFAAAAGLGVAAAVHALTDSYRGYFALGLVFTIAATVLITPVRSREPVTV, translated from the coding sequence GTGCGCGGAGCGAATCTCGCCTGGGCCGGACTGGCGGCGATGACCGTGTCGTTCGGACTGAACTTCACCATGGGCGTGTTCTTCGCCCCGACCGCCGCCGCGTACGGCATCTCGGCGAACGCACTGGCGGTGGCCGCCGCCCTGGGCACCGCGGTCACCGGACTCGCCCAGCCGGGTATCGGCAGCCTGCTCGATCGGCTGGGGCCCAAGCACGTGTTGATCGGCGGGCTCACCCTGATCTCGAGCAGCTATCTGGTGCTGGCGACGGTCACTACGACCTGGCAATTCGTCACGGCCTACATGGTGCTCGGCGGCCTCGGCTTCGCCGCTTCGTCCACGCTCACCGTGACAACCCTGCTCGGGCGGGCGCACGGTGCTCAGGCCGGACCCGCCGTGGCGCGGGCCGCGATCGGCATCAACGTGGGCCAGCTGATCACGCCGTGGGTGGCGACGACATTGTTCGATCCCATCGGCGTACGGGGCACCTTCGCCCTGCTCGGCGCGATCGGCCTGGCCGCCACCGTCGTCCTGTGGCTGTGGTTACCCGCCGATCAGCGGGCCGGCGCCCAGGCCGGCGCGAGGCAGTCGCTGGTTGGCCGGTGGAAAGTGCTGGTGTCGTTCGGTTTACACGCGTCGACCCTGTACGTAGTGGTGCTGATGCTGCCGAAACACGCGGTGGATCAGGGCTGGTCGGTGGCCGGTGCGGGCCGGCTCGTGGCGGTGGCCGCACTCTCTGCCGGGCTGACCTCGGCGGTGATGGCGCGACTGCTGCGGCGCTATCCACCGGAATCGCTGCTGCAAGTGCTGTATTCAGTGCGTCTGGCCGCGCTGCTGCCCGCGGTGTTCGTGCCGGGCGGGCAGGCCCTGATCGTGGTGGCTGTCCTGTTCGGCATCGCCTCCTTCCCCGTCATCCCGCTGACCATGGCGATCCTGTCGCGCGGCCTCGATCCGGTGCGGATGGGCCGCACGCTCGCGCCGGCCTGGGTGATCCACCAGTTCGCCGCGGCCGCTGGGCTCGGCGTCGCCGCCGCCGTGCACGCCCTCACCGACAGCTACCGCGGCTATTTCGCCCTCGGCCTGGTGTTCACCATCGCCGCCACTGTCCTCATCACCCCGGTGCGCAGCCGCGAGCCGGTCACTGTCTGA
- a CDS encoding maleylpyruvate isomerase family mycothiol-dependent enzyme, whose protein sequence is MSDVWPLVHAERYALIEYLEGIDEARWDTPSLCPGWTVRDVVAHQISTALTTKLGFLRGMIAARFDFDRDNRNGVERELGTAAQMLARFRAVADRTSGPPAPADTRLVESVVHGEDIRRPLGTVGTYPIEAIDRALRLQVRTGKSMGGAKEHVAGLRLIADDADLTLGDGPEVTGPALSLLLGVSGRTTALSELRGPGLPELTARLNG, encoded by the coding sequence ATGTCCGACGTCTGGCCACTGGTGCACGCCGAGCGGTACGCGCTGATCGAATACCTCGAAGGCATCGACGAGGCGCGCTGGGACACCCCGTCGCTGTGCCCGGGGTGGACCGTGCGTGACGTAGTGGCCCACCAGATCTCGACCGCCCTCACCACCAAGCTCGGCTTCCTCCGCGGAATGATCGCCGCCCGCTTCGATTTCGACCGGGACAACCGCAACGGCGTCGAACGCGAGCTGGGCACGGCGGCGCAGATGCTCGCCCGATTCCGTGCGGTCGCCGACCGCACCTCCGGCCCGCCCGCACCGGCGGACACGCGACTCGTCGAATCCGTGGTGCACGGCGAGGACATCCGCCGCCCGCTCGGCACCGTCGGCACCTACCCGATCGAGGCGATCGATCGCGCCCTCCGACTCCAGGTCCGTACCGGAAAGTCGATGGGTGGCGCCAAGGAACACGTCGCCGGCCTGCGCCTGATCGCCGACGACGCCGACCTCACCCTCGGGGACGGCCCCGAGGTCACCGGACCCGCACTGTCGCTCCTACTCGGCGTGAGCGGACGCACCACCGCGCTGTCCGAACTGCGCGGCCCCGGCCTCCCCGAGCTGACCGCACGGTTGAACGGCTGA
- a CDS encoding type II toxin-antitoxin system HipA family toxin, with product MWLYGHRVARLTEPGTYRYKLEFTDEALDVFGQGARVLSLALPFGTKAVVDKSGAGGRPVSAFLEGLLPEGNLRRHLAASLGVTVIDKLELLRAVGAECAGAVQFLPEGEEPSAGTIRELADDEVNRLVADLPTYHLPEGAVPQASLAGIQDKVLLVARPDGSWGWPEGGAVSSHIIKPEPLGGAAVPHLIQTEHWAMSVGRSAGLGAAQTAVESFDGRSALVVARYDRTHDGGRLHQEDFCQALGLDPDAKYESTAESERLGSRLGRLASVAADRAIDPQAFRVDLLSAVTFNVIMGNGDAHSKNYSLLLGRRGEVSLAPLYDSAPVMYLDPRFKGTGHIINGRTSIESVDEADLVAEARSWGLAPRVAQETVRSVMARVWDAAHSIDLPPGAEQVSDKLEALWVRRHWVGP from the coding sequence ATGTGGTTGTACGGGCATCGCGTCGCTCGCCTCACCGAACCGGGCACCTACCGATACAAGCTCGAGTTCACCGACGAAGCGCTGGATGTTTTCGGCCAGGGAGCGCGGGTACTTTCGCTCGCATTGCCTTTCGGCACCAAGGCGGTCGTCGACAAGAGCGGGGCGGGTGGTCGACCAGTGTCCGCGTTCTTGGAAGGGCTTCTCCCCGAAGGGAATCTCCGCCGCCATCTCGCGGCGAGTCTCGGGGTCACGGTCATCGACAAGCTGGAGCTTCTACGAGCAGTTGGGGCTGAATGTGCGGGTGCGGTGCAATTCCTCCCCGAAGGCGAAGAGCCGTCGGCCGGGACGATCAGGGAGCTCGCCGACGACGAGGTGAACCGGCTCGTGGCCGATCTCCCCACCTACCACCTCCCCGAGGGGGCGGTGCCACAGGCATCGCTGGCCGGAATTCAGGACAAGGTGTTGCTGGTTGCGCGACCGGATGGTTCCTGGGGGTGGCCCGAAGGTGGGGCGGTGTCGTCACACATCATCAAGCCTGAACCGCTGGGTGGTGCGGCGGTGCCGCATCTCATTCAGACCGAACATTGGGCGATGTCTGTCGGTCGTTCTGCGGGTCTCGGTGCCGCCCAGACCGCTGTCGAATCCTTCGACGGGCGGAGCGCTCTCGTTGTTGCCCGCTACGACCGGACCCACGACGGAGGAAGGCTGCACCAAGAAGATTTCTGTCAGGCGCTCGGGTTGGACCCGGACGCGAAGTATGAAAGTACCGCTGAATCCGAACGCCTCGGGTCCAGGTTGGGCCGCCTCGCGTCCGTGGCGGCCGACCGTGCGATCGATCCCCAAGCGTTCCGCGTCGACCTGCTGTCGGCGGTGACCTTCAACGTCATCATGGGCAATGGTGACGCCCATTCGAAGAACTACTCCCTGCTGCTCGGCCGCCGCGGCGAAGTTTCACTGGCGCCACTGTATGACTCCGCGCCGGTCATGTATCTGGACCCTCGATTCAAAGGGACGGGCCACATCATCAACGGGCGCACCAGCATCGAGAGTGTCGACGAAGCCGATCTCGTGGCGGAGGCCCGTTCGTGGGGGCTGGCGCCGCGAGTCGCGCAGGAAACGGTCCGGTCCGTGATGGCGAGGGTGTGGGACGCCGCGCACTCGATCGACCTGCCGCCCGGCGCCGAGCAGGTCTCCGACAAGCTCGAAGCTCTGTGGGTTCGGCGCCATTGGGTTGGGCCATGA
- a CDS encoding NAD(P)-dependent oxidoreductase, whose product MMIAVLGLGEMGSALAAAMLDAGHEITVWNRSVDKAEPLVSGGARLADSPEAAVRDAQLVIVNVQDGAVAGKLLAAAGTALAGRTVVNLTDGPSEQAAAAAELVTDLGGHYLHGQIMTIAPGIGSPDTVIFYGGPREVFDRHEPVLRILGGRGTHVSEDPSVSLIYGMAIHDIMWGLLNGFLHAAALLRDADLPLTRFTEQAEPSLTALTSLFPMLATEIDRAEYATPYGALKHHLPSIDDLIAESHSRGIDTELPTYTRKLVADALSAGHGDDSYSRLIEHFGPR is encoded by the coding sequence ATGATGATCGCAGTACTCGGATTGGGCGAAATGGGATCCGCACTGGCAGCCGCCATGCTGGATGCCGGTCACGAGATCACGGTCTGGAACAGGTCGGTGGACAAGGCGGAGCCGCTGGTGTCCGGGGGCGCCCGCCTCGCCGATTCCCCCGAGGCCGCTGTCCGCGACGCCCAGCTGGTGATCGTCAACGTCCAGGACGGCGCCGTCGCGGGGAAACTGCTGGCAGCGGCGGGTACGGCACTGGCCGGCCGAACAGTGGTCAACCTGACCGACGGCCCGTCCGAGCAGGCTGCGGCGGCAGCGGAATTGGTGACCGACCTCGGCGGTCACTACCTGCACGGCCAGATCATGACCATCGCCCCTGGCATCGGCTCGCCGGATACGGTGATCTTCTATGGCGGCCCTCGCGAGGTGTTCGACCGGCACGAACCGGTCCTCCGGATTCTCGGCGGCCGCGGAACCCACGTCTCGGAGGACCCGAGTGTTTCCCTGATCTACGGCATGGCCATCCACGACATCATGTGGGGCCTGCTCAACGGATTCCTCCACGCCGCAGCACTCCTCCGCGACGCCGACCTCCCGCTCACCCGCTTCACCGAACAGGCCGAACCCTCCCTGACCGCCCTGACCTCCCTGTTCCCGATGCTCGCCACCGAGATCGACCGCGCCGAATACGCCACTCCCTACGGCGCGCTCAAACACCACCTACCGTCCATCGACGACCTGATCGCCGAAAGCCATTCCCGCGGAATCGACACCGAACTCCCCACCTACACCAGAAAGCTCGTGGCCGATGCCCTCTCCGCCGGCCACGGCGACGACAGCTACTCCCGTCTGATCGAACACTTCGGTCCCCGATAG
- a CDS encoding DUF1254 domain-containing protein, translated as MTSDQARETAARAYIYGFPLVFNLDQVHRYVREGVGANPAAAFNTFSHARTLAGPADTFVTINNDTLYSMGQIDLSVGPVALHVPDTAGRYYVLQFVDAWTDNFAYIGHRATGTAAGDFLLVPPGWTGEAPAGTTVITFPTTVASIVGRWACAGDADLPVVHALQDATTLTPLDPDARPAGLPTPDPAVDPDLLFLEKLRLWSQAFPPAPRDRELQDSLAPIGIDQVGPSPYVNAETADALRAGVQDGAHNLDTALKHGSSPEVNGWTLTLHAFDYNLDYFEVGALDDPRFKIADPKLRIIERAAAAKGGLWGNHAYEAAYIVTYLDGQGAQLAGTDTYTLRLDPTPPVGAFWSITMYSVPDFYLVANAIDRYSIGDRTPGIVYDDDGALTITISHAAPSDPKARANWLPAPAGDFRPVLRMYEPGDAVLEQTYVVAAITKN; from the coding sequence ATGACCAGCGACCAAGCGCGCGAGACGGCTGCCCGCGCCTATATCTACGGGTTCCCGCTCGTGTTCAACCTGGACCAGGTTCATCGCTACGTTCGCGAGGGGGTCGGGGCGAATCCGGCAGCCGCGTTCAACACCTTCTCCCACGCCAGGACGCTGGCCGGGCCCGCCGACACCTTCGTCACGATCAACAACGACACCCTGTACTCGATGGGACAGATCGACCTGTCGGTCGGTCCGGTGGCCCTGCACGTCCCCGACACCGCGGGGCGGTACTACGTACTGCAGTTCGTCGACGCCTGGACCGACAACTTCGCCTACATCGGGCACCGCGCGACCGGCACCGCCGCCGGTGACTTCCTGCTCGTCCCGCCCGGCTGGACCGGCGAGGCCCCGGCGGGAACCACCGTCATCACCTTCCCCACCACCGTCGCCTCGATCGTCGGCCGGTGGGCCTGCGCCGGTGACGCGGACCTGCCCGTCGTGCACGCCCTCCAGGACGCGACGACGCTGACCCCGCTCGATCCCGACGCCCGCCCGGCCGGACTGCCGACCCCGGACCCCGCCGTCGACCCGGACCTGTTGTTCCTCGAGAAGCTGCGGCTGTGGTCGCAGGCCTTCCCGCCCGCGCCGCGCGACCGGGAACTCCAGGATTCGCTGGCGCCGATCGGGATCGACCAGGTGGGGCCCTCGCCGTATGTGAATGCCGAGACGGCCGACGCCTTGCGGGCCGGTGTGCAGGACGGCGCGCACAACCTCGACACCGCGCTGAAGCACGGATCCAGCCCAGAGGTCAACGGCTGGACGCTGACCCTGCACGCCTTCGACTACAACCTCGACTACTTCGAGGTCGGAGCGCTCGACGACCCCCGATTCAAGATCGCCGACCCGAAGCTGCGGATCATCGAACGCGCCGCCGCCGCCAAGGGCGGACTCTGGGGCAACCACGCCTACGAAGCGGCGTACATCGTGACCTACCTCGACGGCCAGGGCGCCCAACTCGCCGGCACCGACACCTACACTCTGCGGCTGGACCCGACCCCGCCGGTCGGCGCCTTCTGGTCGATCACCATGTACTCCGTCCCGGATTTCTATCTGGTCGCCAACGCCATTGATCGCTACTCCATCGGCGACCGCACCCCCGGCATCGTCTACGACGACGACGGCGCGCTCACCATCACGATCAGCCACGCTGCCCCCAGCGATCCCAAGGCCCGAGCGAACTGGCTGCCCGCTCCCGCCGGTGACTTCCGGCCCGTCCTGCGGATGTACGAACCCGGCGACGCGGTCCTGGAGCAGACCTACGTCGTCGCCGCGATCACCAAGAACTGA